The Pecten maximus chromosome 6, xPecMax1.1, whole genome shotgun sequence DNA window TGGCATTTGatacaaaaaattaaatcaaagtttATATAGTAGGCCTATAGAAAATGATATGTTCTCTTTCACTGACTGAGATTTTGGAAGTTAAAACAATTTCAATTATCCTGACATTTACTTGTATTTATAATCCAACATGAACAATATGTCCGTGTCCGCTGATAAACCTACGCATGTCTATCCAGAATTATTACAGAGTGGGTAGATATTTTGGTTGATAACACTttatgatgtcattgtattagACTTTTGTTAGAACAGCAACTTACTTTAGCCAGCCGATCGCGACTtccatacaatatgtatatgtgtattcCACTGCTTTTGTAATAAAAACTGCACAGAGTAATTTATGTTGGACAAACTGACTGCTTATACTTAAATTCACATTGTCACTCATTAGATATATCTGATAACAtgttttttcaatattaaacatttaaGTCTAACTAATACTTATAGAAGAAATTATCACAATCTTAACACAAGACTGAAAATATATGTcttaacatatttcattgattttgacaGCGATATTGAGGATGATGTCACAAATCTGAAACAATTCTCTACAGAACTGATTGTGTCTGCTGTTGTTAGATGTCTCAAGGTCATCAATAGTGATGTGGACCTCCCCAACTCCCTCCCTGGTGGAATGTCTGCCAAGTTTAGGATTGGCACATCTATGGCAGCTCATATCCAGGTGACTGGTTTATAAATGATGTACAGTACTTTAGTTTTGTTGATCTGGTCATGTTTGTTTTTAAGAACTTTGTAGTGGCTTGACCACTTAAgacatattttgataataaaaatagaatTGTAATTCCAGGATATCTGCAAAGCATTAGAGCTGGACATTGGTTTAACATTATTGGTTGTGTTTTGAATACAAGCTTATAGATTAAGACCTAACTTCAATAGAATCATCTCATGATTGTTTTGACAATGGTGATAATATCCCAGGGATCaccacaatttcaaaatgatgggTGGAGGAaaattttttgacaattttttctgAACATGTACTTTTGTGGATGTCATGCAGCCTCGCGGTGCGACGTTTCAAGAAACATCATCAATTATGACATTAAGAATAGAGatttaattatgttgtttgatttagttctaaataaatatgcattttaatcatttgCTCACTCTATGCCATATATATCgtgtaaattaaaacaaaataacagcttataccattactttaaaaaaatacaaacatacattcctcatttaaacaatcatcaatttattttcacaaaaccaTTTCAATCTCAATTCCAACTCGCTGTtctttaatataacattgaataaaacaaactcAAATAGCATCTTTTActgttataaatatgataaacattcaCATCAAGATCATATTGCATTGTCAAGTATTATtagttaaaacatttcaattattaatttcataaattgCACTATAATATTATCAGTGAACATATTAATAGCAACTATTATATCTATGATACAGCATCTACAAATCAAACTCAATGGCAACTTTTACTGGAcataatataagaatatataaagtatttaaagCAATGCACAAGCcacaatataatttcaattaagaTATCAATTCAACACAGTCACTATAATTTTCTCCTGAAAATAGTCTTCACTATGAACAATTGAAGCCTAACACAATTTGTCTCTCCAAATGACATGAACATTCTGCTGTTGCACAGTCCCTTCTAGAAAGAAGCAGCTTTCTTGTAGGGAACTCCCTGGGTAAACACCATCATCAGAGAGTTCAAGATCCTCTGAGAGAGCCTGTTCCTGCTgatggtaataaataaataaataaatatttttgaaaagctTAATGAATCTTATTGTGGTCATTTCCATTTTATAATTATGAGCTTCTTATACCTACAAATTTGTAATaagcaaaacaattaaaaccatcaataaatctttggaaaaaaaaccccaaaaaacaaattaattatattttaacaaacataATCAAATTAGTAcatattcattacaaatgtacatgttattttttaattacattgtatatacttgaGGTGCTAATTAACTtatctttatttaataataattaaagaaaatcaaaaacCTAGATAACACTATCAAATAATAAATGGAGAGATTCTgagattatttatattattggaCGTTTCGAGATCGTTTTTggaagggagatcactctaatagtactttctaaaaatagcacgtGACAAGAAAACCAATGCACGAAATATTCAttagattattatcattatctagCAAATCAAATATAGGCTAATTGTAAGCTTACCTTGATCATCTTCATACACAATTAATCCATGCGCATTTCTGTAGCCGTGGCTTGCGCGATATATCAGATTTCAGTCTGTTGGCTGCAGGTTTTCTAGATCGGTTGTCGCGATCGCATGTCGTTCACATGGTGTTCCAAAAAAGGAGCTGATACTCCTCTCTCTTCATGGTGACATTGCCataaagttttcaaaaatgtatccATGCTTCTCAAACATCGGCTTAGgtattgatattatcagtttGATTATCCCAGCTGAATATTAattcttgtgaaaaaaaaaatcttatcggACCGTCGGTTTTTCCGATGTACATAGACGATGGTAACATTTTCTCTGATGTCCCGATCGACTGAAACCATACAATCACATCTGTTCCCATGGTCAGAACAGTACACCTaccattaattaattatcaccATCGATATATAGGTGTGATCAAGAGATCAGTCAACCGTATCAAAACATAACGGTGAGGCACCTTACCGAGATCGCAATTCGTCAATTAGGCCTAGTTCACCTGTAAAAACAGGGGCCATAGGTAATGAGTATCGGACGCTATAGAAACGGGTCAGTTTTCTGCTTGAAATCGATACAAAATAGGGGTGTTAGGTAACAATTACATGCGTGGCGGATCGAGTGAATTTGGTTGTGTAAGCGTGGCGGGTACCCAGCTAAGGGTGGCGGGCCGCCACGTTAAAACAGGCAATGGTGATCACTGATTATCCAATCTAGATTTTGTTATCCTCAATATTCCAGTGGTTCAATCAGATCCACTAGTACTGTCTGCCAATGCAAGaatgacatgttatatatgtaattataacaaCAGAGCAATTTTGTATGGCACTTGATTTGATGTCTACAACAGATGTCTAcctgtcagaatgtccaagtctggttTCAGTCTATAAAAGTATCATTGGATAAAACTTTCTTTTATTTCCATTGTCAGTTGTATAAGCTCAGTATGTGgaaagttaaacaaaaaaatgtctGTCTTATTTTCCCAAGGAACTTGGTTACAGAGGGGAAATTGGTTACCAGACATTCCTCTACTCAAATGAGCAAGAGATCAGGAGAGTACTTATGTTCCTTGTGGACAAGTTACCTAAAGAGACAGCTGAGGCTGTGGAGGAAGTTCTAGGTAATGTCATTATGAACTTCTATTCATAGTAATTACTGCAGTATTATTCAGACCAGTTGACAAAATTTCCAAATTTATCAAGCCATTTTGCACCGATTTAATCACTTtgtgtatatttcattttcatgacCTGTTTGATTGCTAAAAGTAAATTTAATGCAAGTTACTTTATAGATGAATATAAAAGATATTCAATTTTTACCATTCTTATTCCAATTATGTCTTTTGTAAAAGTGGAATGTATTCATTAGTgcctgtacaggtaaatgatgatataaatataagtgTGGTAGGTTTTTGGGTCATTTGATGAACACaactaaaaaaaacacaaattgtATATATCCTTGATAGTGAGAACTAttacacatgtaatatattatgtaatatatatgtaaatatagtgttacccatgtccatCCTGTCCCATTTTGTCCCAATGCAATAttaatgtaactagctaatctcaggaactgctgaggtTTGGAATGTCATGTGACAGCAGGATCATCTATGTCTCTCAAACATTTTCTGGTATGAACTGAGTGTTTTTATGGAAttaatatatcagtatatatatgtgtgtatgcctgtgttatgtttgtattgtctgatctgtgttatgtttgtattgtctgacctgtgttatgtttgtattgtctgatctgtgttatgtttgtattgtctgttctgtgttatgtttgtattgtctgatctgtgttatgtttgtattgtcTGATCTGTGTTAGGTTTATATTGTCTGATCTGTGTAATGTTTGTATTGTCTGATCTGTGTAATGTTTGTATTGTCTGATCtgtgttatgtttgtattgtctgttctgtgttatgtttgtattgtctgatctgtgttatgtttgtattgtctgatctgtgttatgtttatattgtcTGATCTGTGTAATGTTTGTATTGTCTGTTCtgtgttatgtttgtattgtctaatctgttttatgtttgtattgtctgatctgtgttatgtttgtattgtctgatctgtgttatgtttgtattgtctgatctgtgttatgtttgtattgtctgatctgtgttatgtttgtattgtctgttctgtgttatgtttatattgtctgatctgtgttatgtttgtattgtcAGATCTGTGTAATGTTTGTATTGTCTGATCTGTGTAATGTTTGTATTGTCTAAtctgtgttatgtttatattgtctgatctgtgttatgtttgtattgtctgatctgtgttatgtttgtattgtctgttctgtgttatgtttgtattgtctgttctgtgttatgtttgtattgtctgttctgtgttatgtttgtattgtctgatctgtgttatgtttgtattgtctgatctgtgttatgtttgtattgtcTGATCTGTGTTATGCAGGGGCATCTGTACTGCTACAGAGGACTATAGCCTCCAGGCTGGCCCAGCAGCTGAATTCTGTGTGGACCCCACCCTACCTCAAACAGAACAGTATCACATGGAGGGGAAGTCCTCCACACTGGCAGAGAGAGGTATAGTGTACACTAGTGCTATAATACTGGAATCCAACCCCAGTCCTACAATACGTTAACATCATGCTTTAATCCTACCTACCTACCTGAATTTATTGTGCTTATACATTTAAGTCACAGTTTACTGTGAATATTTCAGGGGCGATTGTTgccttatatacagtcaaaccttgatgattcgaacttcgttgattcaaatttctcgttgtatcgaactttttgcttggtcccgaattgCCTCGCTATATAATGCTACTAAGGAACTTGTGcatgattcaaatttttacaaatgaaagTTTTtgatgtatcaaacttttttcatggaCCGTTACCTATGATATTATAGTAAATTGCCATCTCATgattcaaacaaaaaaattacctgtactgaccacggactgacaatagggataactATAGCATGTGTTGTCTACTCCCGATCCTGGGGTTACTTAATAATCAGGCCCAATTGATAGATTAAttgtgtatttagaagccatggcatttaatcactccggtataACATACCGGTAGTCGACTTTGAtgatctccgccgccattgaaatcaacGGTctgtgagtaaattttacgaaACGGTAAAACAAGCGGATTCAGCATTTTATATATGCGTATAACGTAAACACATGTGTCTTTTAGCAGAAAAACGTtaacgtaagtgtgcattgtacttcttttgctttatctttGAAACGTGatataattgttttgtaaacgatacatagtttgtttaatcAATAAAAGGCTTAATTGatgaaaaatttttaaaaaatgtgccACGAGATAAATTTACTAAACTTTTCCATGTGAGACTGACAGGCGACGGTCAACATGAagacatatattacatataacagCTAATGGTTATGgtcattatcaaaattattgcattgtcaaccatgaataattcgaagtcccaCTGTTTAGAagttttttctgttagtcccttgaactttgaaacatcgaagtttgactgtacatgtaatatgaaaCAGATGTTGTTGTTAGGTTGCCACTGTTGTTTTTATTCATGTCTAATATTGAGGGTGTCACTGTTGTTTTAATTCATGTCTAATATTGAGGGTGTCACTGTTGTTTTAATTCATGTCTAATGTTGAGGGTGTCACTGTTGTTTTAATTCATGTCTAATATTGAGGGTGTCACTGTTGTTTTAATTCATGTCTAATGTTGAGGGTGTCACTGTTGTTTTAATTCATGTCTAATATTGAGGGTGTCACTGTTGTTTTAATTCATGTCTAATATTGAGGGTGTCACTGTTGTTTTAATTCATGTCTAATATTGAGGGTGTCACTGTTGTTTTAATTCATGTATAACATTGAGGGTGTCACTGTTGTTTTAATTCATGTCTAACATTGAGGGTGTCACTGTTGTTTTAATTCATGTCTAACATTGAGGGTGTCACTGTTGTTTTAATTCATGTCTAATATTGAGGGTGTCACTGTTGTTTTAATTCATGTCTAACATTGAGGGTGTCACTGTTGTTTTAATTCATGTCTAATATTGAGGGTGTCACTGTTGTTTTTATTCATGTCTAACATTGAGGGTGTCACTGTTGTTTTAATTCATGTATAACATTGAGGGTGTCACTGTTGTTTTAATTCATGTCTAATATTGAGGGTGTCACTGTTGTTTTTATTCATGTCTAATATTGAGGGTGTCACTGTTGTTTTAATTCATGTCTAATGTTGAGGGTGTCACTGTTGTTTTAATTCATGTCTAATATTGAGGGTGTCACTGTTGTTTTAATTCATGTATAACATTGAGGGTGTCACTGTTGTTTTAATTCATGTCTCATATTGAGGGTGTCACTGTTGTTTTTATTCATGTCTAACATTGAGGGTGTCACTGTTGTTTTAATTCATGTCTAATGTTGAGGGTGTCACTGTTGTTTTAATTCATGTATAACATTGAGGGTGTCACTGTTGTTTTAATTCATGTCTAATGTTGAGGGTGTCACTGTTGTTTTTATTCATGTCTAATATTGAGGGTGTCACTGTTATTTTAATTCATGTCTAATGTTGAGGGTGTCACTGTTGTTTTAATTCATGTCTAATATTGAGGGTGTCACTGTTGTTTTAATTCATGTATAACATTGAGGGTGTCACTGTTGTTTTAATTCATGTCTCATATTGAGGGTGTCACTGTTGTTTTTATTCATGTCTAATATTGAGGGTGTCACTGTTGTTTTAATTCATGTATAACATTGAGGGTGTCACTGTTGTTTTAATTCATGTCTAATGTTGAGGGTGTCACTGTTGTTTTTATTCATGTCTAATATTGAGGGTGTCACTGTTGTTTTAATTCATGTCTAATGTTGAGGGTGTCACTGTTGTTTTAATTCATGTCTAATATTGAGGGTGTCACTGTTGTTTTAATTCATGTATAACATTGAGGGTGTCACTGTTGTTTTAATTCATGTCTCATATTGAGGGTGTCACTGTTGTTTTTATTCATGTCTAATATTGAGGGTGTCACTGTTGTTTTAATTCATGTATAACATTGAGGGTGTCACTGTTGTTTTAATTCATGTCTAATATTGAGGGTGTCACTGTTGTTTTAATTCATGTCTAATATTGAGGGTGTCACTGTTGTTTTAATTCATGTCTAATATTGAGGGTGTCACTGTTGTTTTTATTCATGTCTAATATTGAGGGTGTCACTGTTGTTTTAATTCATGTATAACATTGAGGGTGTCACTGTTGTTTTAATTCATGTATAACATTGAGGGTGTCACTGTTGTTTTAATTCATGTCTAATGTTGAGAGTGTCactgttgttttgatatatgttttatattcagCTCAGTGTGCcactggttttttttatttgtttaatatttatgttttatattcagGGTGCTAGTTCGTTGTGTAAGTTCCATGCTTcccacctacatgtaccacagGGCATGACAGACCTGAAGAGGAAACTTCCTAAAGGTACGCTTTTCTGTTTTGATCTAGAACCATATCTTTTAGATTCATTTTGGTCTTGTTAAGAATCTTACAATGTTTTTGTGATTAATTAACTAAATTCTTTGTTTCTTAGTGATACATAACTATGCCATCTATAGAACACTCATATTATAGGTTTAATACATATTATGACACTTGTAAAACAGAGAAAGTCACTTCCAGAATTTTAGTATCATTATATGTGAATAATATAATGTCCAGATTTCAACACTGTTTTTCTTGACAATTTCAATAAATTGAATTGCTACCTGGCcagaaatctttttttttttttttttttttttttctttcttttttttgtgCAGCAAATTGTAAAATTCTGCAGGAATTTGGAACATGCAGTTGAATGCTGGATTTCATGCCCAAACATATAGATAAAGTTTAAAGATGTTAGTGATGACTTgatttttaatgataaaaaaaaagtacataatTGGGAATAGGGCCTCAATAAGACTTttcaatgatatacatgtatacaacatatttttttgctttattttcagCACTCAGAAACTATTATTCCCAAAGTCTTCCTTATGTAACCAATCAAACTATCCATCACCAAGATACCTCACCTTCTGTCATTGAGAAAATGGCTAAAGAAGTAACAGCCCAGCAGGAGTGGGAAAATGAATGGAACCAAGCAGGACTGGCCTCTAGGCTCTCCGAACAGGTAAGAAATAGGCTGGACTATATTATAGGCTCTCTGAACAGATAGCAAACAGTCTGGACTGACCTCTAGGCTTTCTGAACAGGTAGGAACCAGGCTAGACTGGCCTTAAGGCTCTTTGAACAGGTAGGAGCCAAGCTGGATTGACTTTAAGGCTTTTTGAACAGATAGGAAATAGTCAGGACTGACCTCTAGGCTCAATGAACTGATAAGAACTAGGCTGAACTGAACTTATGGCTCTCTAAACAGATAGGAAATAGTCAGGACTGACCTCTAGGCTCAATGAACTGATAGGAACTAGGCTGAACTGAACTTATGGCTCTCTAAACAGATAGTAACTAGGTAGGACTTACCTCTAGGCTCTCTGAACTGGTAGGAACTAGACAGAACAAGCCTCTAGATTCTCTGAACTGGTAGGAACTAGACAGAACTAGCCTCTAGATTCTCTGAACTGGTAGGAACCAGACAGGACTGACCTCTAGGCTCTCTGAACTGGTAGGAACTAGGCAGGACTGGCCTCTAGGCTCACTGAACTGGTAGGAACCAGACAGGACTGACCTCTAGGCTCACTGAACTGGTAGGAACCAGACAGAACTTGACCTCTAGGCTCACTGAACTGGTAGGAACCAGACAGGACTGACCTCTAGGCTCACTGAACTGGTAGGAACCAGACAGGACTGACCTCTAGGCTCACTGAACTGGTAGGAACTAGACAGGACTGACCTCTAGGCTCACTGAACTGGTAGGAACTAGACAGAACTGGCCTCTAGGCTCTCTGAACTGGTAGGAACCAGACAGGACTGAACTCTAGGCTCTCTGAACTGGTAGGAACCAGACAGGACTGACCTCTAGGCTCTCTGAACTGGTAGGAACTAGACAGAACTAGCCTCTAGATTCTCTGAACTGGTAGGAACCTGACAGAACTTGACCTCTCGGTTAATGAACTGGTAGGAACCAGACAGGACTGACCTCTTGGCTCACTGAACTGGTAGGAACCAGAGAGGACTGACCTCTAGGCTCACTGAACTGGTGGGAACCAGACAGAACTTGACCTCTAGGCTCACTGAACTGGTAGGAACCAGACAGGACTGGCCTCTAATCTCTTTGAGTAGGTAAGGACCAGACTGGACTGGACTCTTTGCTTATTTCACAGGTAGAAATTAGCTGGACTGGCCTCAAGACCTCTGAACAGGTAAGctccagtctacagtatattGGCCCCTAGTCTGTCTGTACAGTTAGCAGCCAGGTTATACTGACCGGTTAGGCTGTCAGAAGAGGTAGCAGCCAGGCTGGACTGGCCTATTCTACGTTTTCTGAACACCAAACAGGTAGCATTTGCAGTGCAGATGATGATAAGTCTGAGATTATTTATATTTGGCCTAAGGCTTGTATTATATATGCAGTGTCCTGTTTATTTAAACAACTTTGacatacaatacatttacatgtatggtTACAAGCTAAAGTCAATGGCGGTAAAATCTCGACTATAGATGATAAATCATGAGTTTGGAATTAATGTATGGAGAACTAGGAAATCTAAATGGAATAATTTATAAATGCATGTTAGcaactttgttcaaataagTAATATATATTCCCAAATTAAAGTTATTTGTGTCTACACAAGACCTAGAGTAATGTTGTAAGTATTGCCAAATAATAGCATGAATTTGAAGTTTGTTAGAATAGGTACTTACTGcttcatactgtatatatattgttacatagtatataaaatatatcaggaATAcagagaaaagaaaaagaacaagATACAAAAGCGAGTGATGGACCAGTTGCGTCAGGATGTACAGAGGAGTGGGGACTTTGCCGCATCTAGGAAGGCACAGGATCTACAACAGATGATCGACTCCATCAGCAGTAGATCTGGGGGTGGTACCAAAACCAAAGGTTCACGCTTTACACACACAGAACAACTCATATTTGCCAAGGTAAGCAATTTAAAATGTAGGCCATCATATCTGTGTTGTGGTATACTTGTCTATGTTCAATCTAACAGTGTTGTGGAAATCAGAAAATCCGaatgtttcatttcattatatgtatttcaaaattaatatgAAAAGAAATCTTTGAGAGATAGGACAGGTTTCATCCATTATCCTCTCAATCTCTTCTAAATATTAGAAAATAACAACCCTATGTAGTTAACAATAGCATTCCAATGAAGAAACAGATGATTGTATTTTGTGGACATTGAAGATTTTATCACTGAACATTCCCATAGAGAGTATTCCATTGTTTTATCAGAAGTTGAAAGTGCAGTGTACTACTCAGTACGTTTGATTTTGGATGTTTTGTAAGGATGAGGAAAAAACCATGTCACAGATGGGAGGAGATTCTGAAGCAGGACAAGGCCACACAGAAGAGGTATACAATTTGGCCAAGTAACACTTCCATGGTTAATCATGTAAAAAGGCTACAGCTTATTCACTTGTTTGAGATGGGACCTTCTTTTGCCTTATTTAGGAAAGAAACTTGAAttaggagtaaactgcaaatttcaGAAATCTGGCTTATTATAAgttgaatatgaaataattttaattagGAATTGGGCCTATTATTAGCCACAAAGAGACCTCAAAACGACAAAACTTGAAAGACCAAAATATTCTGTTAAGTGTTTTTTAAGTAAATATCATACCTTTACTTTATTACATATTCATGGACATAGGATAACTATTACAGAGCAAAATAACtgataattattcaatttgttgtTGTAGTTCTGGTTGTTTTGTTCAAAAATAGTTAATCCTAGTTTGAAAATGTTTGAAGAGACAGGATTATCATCAGGAAAATAACTGATTGTGTTACCAGGAGATTCAGCAGCAGCGAGAGAGTGAGGTGGAGAGCCTACGTGAGGAAGTGTCTGGCCTTGTGTCTCGTCTGGAGAAGATGGATTTAGAGATGCGTACCTTCACAGCAGGTGTCCAACAGATGGAGGACGAGATTTCCACCCAGGCTCGTACTAACACAGACAAGGAAGAGGCCTACAAGGTCAAAAAGAGGACACTTGACCTACTACCTGATGCTGAGAACAACATAGCAAAATTACAGGTACAATAAGTATTAAACAGTagtcacatttttttttaaagtaaaaagaCGGAATGAAAATATTACCATATAATCTACAGCTTTGTATGCTTTCTATTGTACACCCATTACAACTCGTTTTAACAAAATGGAATTGTATTTGGGCATGATCAAGTTCACGAAGAAAATCCAATTTACCTTTTAATTTATgtgaatctttttttttactgaagtTAAGTCTTCACCACTAGACTCGAAACCATTAGAAAGTATTGTTACTTAGTTCTGAATCATTAACTTATCTCATATCTATAATTACAAAGAAGATCCTGGTTTTCCCAATGCTTATTCAGTCTATTTTCAAAAGTGTTTACATTCAGTGTTAATACAACATTTTTAAGAATAATAAATTCGAAagactttgttttttttaatatctagattgattgatttacctgtagaccATTGTGTGACCTTTGTGTACTCACCgattgatttacctgtagaccATGGTGTGACCTTTGTGTATTCACTGAtagatttacctgtagaccATAGTGTGACCTTTGTGTATTCACTGATTGGTTTACCTGTAGACCATGGTGTGACCTTTATGTATACACGGATTGATTTACATGTAGACCATAGTGTGACCTTTGTGTATTCACTGATTGGTTTACCTGTAGACCATGGTGTGACCTTTGTGTATTCACTgattgatttacctgtagactgtgGTGTGACCTTTGTATATTCACTGAtagatttacctgtagaccTTGGTGTGACCTTTGTGTATTCACTGAtagatttacctgtagaccTTGGTGTGACCTTTGTGTATTCACTgattgatttacctgtagactgtgATGTGACCTTTGTGTATTCACTGAtagatttacctgtagaccTTGGTGTGACCTTTGTGTATTCACTGAtagatttacctgtagaccTTGGTGTGACCTTTGTGTATTCACTGATAGATTTACCTGCAGACCATGGTGTGACCTTTGTGTATTCACTGATTGATTTACATGTAGACCTTGGTGTGACCTTTGTGTATTCACTgattgatttacctgtagactgtgATGTGACCTTTGTGTATTCACTGATAGATTTATCTGTAGACCTTGGTGTGACCGTTGTGTATTCACTGAtagatttacctgtagaccTTGGTGTGACATTTGTGTATTCACTGAtagatttacctgtagaccATGGTGGGACCTTTGTGTATTCACTGATTGATTTACATGTAGACCTTGGTGTGACCTTTGTGTATTCACTgattgatttacctgtagaccATGATGTGACCTTTATGTATTCACTGAtagatttacctgtagactgtgATGTGACCTTTGTGTATTCACTGATAGATTAACTGTAGACCTTGGTGTGACCTTTGTGTATTCACTGAtagatttacctgtagactgtgATGTGACCTTTGTGTATTCACTGATAGATTAACTGTAGACCTTGGTGGACCTTTGTGTATTCACTGAtagatttacctgtagactgtgATGTGACCTTTGTGTATTCACTgattgatttacctgtagactgtgATGTGACCTTTGTGTATTCactgatatatttacctgtagaccttGGTGTGCCCTTTGTGTACTCACTgattgatttacctgtagaccATGGTGTGACCTTTGTGTATTCACTGAtagatttacctgtagaccATAGTGTGACCTTTGTGTATTCACTGATTGGTTTACCTGTAGACCATGGTGTGACCTTTGTGTATTCGCTgattgatttacctgtagaccATGGTGTGACCTTTGTGTATTCACTgatttatttacctgtagactgtcATGTGACCTTTGTATATTCACTGAtagatttacctgtagaccTTGGTGTGACCTTTGTGTATTCactgatatatttacctgtagaccttGGTGTGACCTTTGTGTATTCATTgattgatttacctgtagactgtgATGTGACCTTTGTGTATTCACTgattgatttacctgtagactgtgATGTGACCTTTGTATATTCACTGAtagatttacctgtagaccTTGGCGTGACCTTTGTGTATTCACTGAtagatttacctgtagaccTTGGTGTGACCTTTGTGTAT harbors:
- the LOC117329404 gene encoding coiled-coil domain-containing protein 22 homolog, translating into MEEVDHIIIHSLRIIGCDIEDDVTNLKQFSTELIVSAVVRCLKVINSDVDLPNSLPGGMSAKFRIGTSMAAHIQELGYRGEIGYQTFLYSNEQEIRRVLMFLVDKLPKETAEAVEEVLGASVLLQRTIASRLAQQLNSVWTPPYLKQNSITWRGSPPHWQREGASSLCKFHASHLHVPQGMTDLKRKLPKALRNYYSQSLPYVTNQTIHHQDTSPSVIEKMAKEVTAQQEWENEWNQAGLASRLSEQEYREKKKNKIQKRVMDQLRQDVQRSGDFAASRKAQDLQQMIDSISSRSGGGTKTKGSRFTHTEQLIFAKDEEKTMSQMGGDSEAGQGHTEEEIQQQRESEVESLREEVSGLVSRLEKMDLEMRTFTAGVQQMEDEISTQARTNTDKEEAYKVKKRTLDLLPDAENNIAKLQTVVDSSAQRLITLANQWEKHRAPLIDQYRELKDVNSKKESEAEKKLEEIKAFRMRMKEVADDARQKEEHLKQLVAEYDRMTKDVNRSAYTKRIMEIVSNIKKQKDGISTVLIDTRAVQKEINQLTGKLDRTFTVTDELIFRNAKKDEAAKKAYRHLAALHESCELLISTVEETGVIMREIRELEDQIENESKNKVLSNLEKITSDYQQMKKENTALMAKLKQKS